AACTCATCGGCAAGATAAGGAAGAAGTACGTAAAGCCCTCTTAGATAAGTATAAAAAGACCAAATACCTCAAGAATCGCACTGCAAAGGCTACCATAAACAAGCCCCCAAAACCAGACCTAAACGGAGGAGACCAAAGTGCGAATCGAGAGACAAACCACTCAAGGATGAGCACCTGATTATGAGAGGATTAAGCCAAAAGATCCGACAAGATGGGAAAAGAAATAGCCGAAGAAGAACCGGCTGAGGATCGCTACCTTTTCACGAGCCAAAAAACGGCGACTCGCCGGCCCTAAAAATGCGGCGCGTAAAAGTTTTCCTTTTGGTGCGAGAAAAGAAAAATTTACGCGCCACAACGAAAAAAATCTCGCGTCACTTTTCCCAAAAAAACGAACCGCAATCGCAGCTTTTGTGGTTCCGGAATTGTCGGAGATCGGCTGAGGTTCGAGACAGACGGTTGGGCGTATTATTCGTACTTTCGTGTATGATTTTCACACGCTGCACCGGATTATTATCCGGGGTTAGTCCACAGGCTGTCTGAATTTGGAATGCAGAGAATCATATAGAATACAGAACGAGAACAAAGATGAGCGAAGAGCTGCAACACTTGCCACCGGGTGAACGTCTCTATCCCCTCTCCACCGATATGAAAGAGCTTCCCGATCGTTATTTGCACGGGGAAGTGTACGACCATGAGCAGAGTGATGAGATCGGAGGAGAGGAAGAAGACTTTCTTCCTCCTATGCCGGAGGTGTTTTCCAATGAGATCGAAGCTCCGTCTCTGCATACGCCGGAGGAGGTTTTGCTACACTATTGGGGCTACCCTTCGTTCAGGCCTGTGCAGCTCCCGATCATCGAATCCGTTTTGGCAGGGAAGGACACATTGGGACTACTGCCCACGGGTGGAGGCAAGAGTATCACGTTCCAAGTACCCGGGCTGCTACTGCCGGGTTTGACTCTCGTGGTAACGCCACTGATTGCTCTGATGCGGGACCAGGTCATGGGATTGCGCCAAAAGGGGATCAAGGCGACAGCCGTTCATGCCGGAATGACGCGCGAGCAGATTATCACCACGCTGGACAACTGTATTTACGGCCGCTACAAATTTCTATACGTTTCGCCCGAACGTCTGGGCTCGGAACTTTTCCTCAGCCGTCTGCATGCTCTCAGGGTAAGTCTGCTGGTCGTAGACGAATGTCACTGTATATCCCAGTGGGGCTATGACTTCCGGCCGGCATACCTCTCGATCGCAGACATCAGGGAGGCCCTGCCGGATGTTCCCGTATTGGCATTGACAGCTACGGCTACACGGCCGGTGATCGACGACATACAACGCATCCTCCGATTTCCGGAGCCGAACGTGCTGAGAAAAAGCTTTTTCCGCCCCAATCTGTCGTATTCCATCCGCCGGACGGCAGACAAAGAGACGATGGTGCTGCATATCCTCAGTCGCGTGGACGGTTCGGCCGTCGTATACTGTCGCAACCGAGATAAGGCGCGCGATCTGGCACGCTTCCTCGGCGAAAACGGTTTCTCGGCCGATTTCTATCACGCCGGTCTCAACCATGTGACACGGGAAATACGGCAAAAAAGCTGGATGGAAGGGGAAACGCGGATCATCGTCTGCACCAATGCTTTCGGGATGGGGATCGACAAGCCCGATGTCAGATTGGTACTTCACATGGAAATGCCTTCTTCGCCGGAGGAGTATTTCCAAGAGGCCGGTCGCGCCGGTCGGGACGGAGAGAGGGCCTATGCCGTCTTACTGGCAGGGGAGGACGACATATTCAACCTGAAAAGGCGAGTGAGCAATGAGTTTCCTCCACGTGAATACATCGCCACGGTGTACAATCGGATTTGCAACTACCTGCAGATAGGAGAAGGAGAGGGATTCGAGCGATCTTTCGACTTCGACATCGATGCTTTTTGCCGGAATTTCAGGATGTTCCCAACACAAGTATTGGCTGCGATTCGCATCCTCGATGTAGCCGGGATTTGGGAGTATCGGGAGGAAAAGACGCGCTCGCGCCTGACAATACAGGTGCAGCGCGACGAGCTATACCGCATGAGAAGCGAACAGGCTTCCGACAGCGTGCTGACTGCCCTGATGAGGACATACGACGGGTTGTTTGCAGATTATGTTTCCATAGTGGAAAGCGAATTGGCCGAAAAGACAGGGCTTAGCGTCGATCAGGTCTATCAGCAACTCCTGCTTCTGAACAAAGCCGGCATAGTGAACTATATTCCACAAAAGAATCTGCCACGAATTTATTTTCTCACAAGACGTGAGGATGCAGAATTGCTCCAGATACCTCGTGCGGCTTACGAGGACCGTCGCGATCGGCTTAAAGCACGAATCGATCAGTCGCTCCGCTACATAGAGGAAGAAAACACCTGTCGCAGCCGCATGCTTCTGGCCTACTTCGGCGAGGAGCAGTCCCACAACTGCAAGCTATGCGACGTATGTCTAAGGAGAAAAGACGGAGAACTGCACCATCATGAAGTGGACGACTTGCTACATTTCCTCGAGCAACGTTTGACCGAAGAAACACCCTACGTACTGATTGCGGATATCTGCCGAGAAGTGCATCACCATCCCGACGTCGTGCTCAAAGCAATACGCTTCGTCATGAAAGAATCCTGGCAGTACTCCACTGATGGCGATACCGTCTTCCTGACGCACAAACTTCCCGGAGGACTGAACCTTTAGCCCCCGCCTCGCTCTCCCTGCTCTACAGATTGCACCTTCTCCATTAGAATTATAGAAACCTTTGCAAAAAGAGAAGATTATCAAGAAGTATCTTTTTTGTTCACCTATAGAGTGTGTCGTACGGGTCATGGAGAAGCTTTAGAAGCATTCGGGTCTTTCATTTCCGATAATTCCGAATCCGAACTCCAGGTTCTTTACGGTTTGCGAAGCTTACCCCGCTGCCTCCACCCCGAGGTTAATGGGTCGAAGAAATGAGGGCTTCATACGCTTGAAGCGTTCTTCCGCATAAACCCGGATTGTCGATAGGTCTTACTTTTCTAAATGACAAATCCGGGATAAAGCCGTTTTCTGACAAAACCACTTGAAGATGCTGCTCGCCTTTTGATTCGGTCGTCTCACTATCGTCAGGGTGTCGTTTGCTCGTTTTATGGCTTTTTGTGTATTTTTGCGCAAAAGATATGTTTTTGTGCATATATGATCGAACAGAATTTCATCCGACTTTATCAAGATAGCTTTCGAGAGCATTGGGCACTCCCGGCACTCACTAACTACGATACGAAAGAGAGCTACACCTACGGAGAGATGGCTGCCGATATTGCTCGCCGACATTTGCTCTTCGAGCGCATCGGACTCAAGCCGGGAGACAAGGTGGCACTGCTCGGCAAAGACTCTGCCGAATGGTGTATGGCTTTCATGTCCGTCATCACGTATGGAGCTATCATCGTTCCTGTCTTACCCGATTTCAATGCAGCCGATGCAGCAAGTATAGTGACGCATTCCGATGCCAAGTATCTCTTCGTATCGGACAAAATATGGGAGACGATGGATCCGTCTCAGCTCCTTCTCCTGTGCGGAGCCGTCTCTATCCGTGATTATACGGTCTTCCTGGATCGTACGGAGGGTGGCTTGCTCAGTCGGGAAGTAAAAGGATTGAGTCGCTCTTTCTCCGAACGCTACCCTTCCGGCTTCACGGCAGAGGATATTCGCTATGCCGAGGTGTCGAACGACGATCTCATCCTGCTGAACTATACCTCCGGTACGACCGGATTCAGTAAGGGGGTTATGCTTCGTGCCAACAATCTGGCCGGCAATGTAACCTACGTTAAGGATAGAGACATTATGTTCCGAGGCGAGACGATCCTTTGCTTCCTTCCATTGGCCCATACTTATAGCTGTGCGTTCAACTTTCTTACGCCATTGACTATAGGTGTGCATGTGTATATCTTGGGCAAAATCCCCTCTCCTCTCACTCTGATCAAAGCCTTTGCAGATGTACACCCCTCATTTGTCATCATGGTGCCTCTCATCATAGAGAAATTGTATCA
This genomic stretch from Porphyromonas gingivalis ATCC 33277 harbors:
- a CDS encoding DUF1661 domain-containing protein; this translates as MRRVKVFLLVREKKNLRATTKKISRHFSQKNEPQSQLLWFRNCRRSAEVRDRRLGVLFVLSCMIFTRCTGLLSGVSPQAV
- a CDS encoding RecQ family ATP-dependent DNA helicase; this encodes MSEELQHLPPGERLYPLSTDMKELPDRYLHGEVYDHEQSDEIGGEEEDFLPPMPEVFSNEIEAPSLHTPEEVLLHYWGYPSFRPVQLPIIESVLAGKDTLGLLPTGGGKSITFQVPGLLLPGLTLVVTPLIALMRDQVMGLRQKGIKATAVHAGMTREQIITTLDNCIYGRYKFLYVSPERLGSELFLSRLHALRVSLLVVDECHCISQWGYDFRPAYLSIADIREALPDVPVLALTATATRPVIDDIQRILRFPEPNVLRKSFFRPNLSYSIRRTADKETMVLHILSRVDGSAVVYCRNRDKARDLARFLGENGFSADFYHAGLNHVTREIRQKSWMEGETRIIVCTNAFGMGIDKPDVRLVLHMEMPSSPEEYFQEAGRAGRDGERAYAVLLAGEDDIFNLKRRVSNEFPPREYIATVYNRICNYLQIGEGEGFERSFDFDIDAFCRNFRMFPTQVLAAIRILDVAGIWEYREEKTRSRLTIQVQRDELYRMRSEQASDSVLTALMRTYDGLFADYVSIVESELAEKTGLSVDQVYQQLLLLNKAGIVNYIPQKNLPRIYFLTRREDAELLQIPRAAYEDRRDRLKARIDQSLRYIEEENTCRSRMLLAYFGEEQSHNCKLCDVCLRRKDGELHHHEVDDLLHFLEQRLTEETPYVLIADICREVHHHPDVVLKAIRFVMKESWQYSTDGDTVFLTHKLPGGLNL
- a CDS encoding AMP-binding protein — translated: MIEQNFIRLYQDSFREHWALPALTNYDTKESYTYGEMAADIARRHLLFERIGLKPGDKVALLGKDSAEWCMAFMSVITYGAIIVPVLPDFNAADAASIVTHSDAKYLFVSDKIWETMDPSQLLLLCGAVSIRDYTVFLDRTEGGLLSREVKGLSRSFSERYPSGFTAEDIRYAEVSNDDLILLNYTSGTTGFSKGVMLRANNLAGNVTYVKDRDIMFRGETILCFLPLAHTYSCAFNFLTPLTIGVHVYILGKIPSPLTLIKAFADVHPSFVIMVPLIIEKLYHKAIAPKIKTPLIKFLLRLPVLRKVIHKSIRSKLIESFGGNFRQIIIGGAALNDEVAHFLYRIGFPLTVGYGMTECGPLISYEDHSLWLPGSCGKSLSIMEARIDHSGQERHSDSGDVGEIQVRGENVCLGYYKNAELTAELFTPDGWMRTGDLGTIDSLGNIFIKGRSKTMLLGSNGQNIYPEEIESKINNLSYVLESIVTERDGRLIALIVPDRQAIEHKGISPDQAWAYIERSRAELNGQVGAYEKITAFVRHDEEFEKTPKRSIKRFLYT